In Syngnathus typhle isolate RoL2023-S1 ecotype Sweden linkage group LG13, RoL_Styp_1.0, whole genome shotgun sequence, the sequence TTGCTTATTAAGTGAccttaagcttttttttttaactttaatttTAGACTCTGAGGAGACAAGCTCGTCCACCGCGTTTGCCTGAAAAAACATATGGAATATTTTGGGGCGCTCGCTTCCCTTTTAGCACTTATTTTGGAATCCAAGCGGAAGTGCGTCGTAAGTGTAGCTTGACGGTCGCAGCGGGGTTTGACGGACTGCGTCTCTCCTCGcgttacgtttttgtttttctctcaacTTTACACCCGACATTTTCATCCGCCATCATGAGCCGCATCGGGATGGATATTtgaaaaagaggaggaggggggggaggaCAAGGAGGAGAAGATGCCTCATGGATCGTTCCATCACGTCCTGAGATGAGACCCATGCCCAGGTTCGGCGTCAGGTGGCTGCTCGCCACcgtgctgatgctgctgctcgGTGGCACATTCTTCTTCTGCGAGTATCTCATCTACTTCCCCGCCATCCTCAAGTGCGCCTGGCCCCGCGTGGAGCATGCGCGCGGTGGCGGGGGGAACGGCATCGACGGTGGGCCGCCGGACGCACCGCCGGTCCGCGCCATGGTGCTGTCAGACACGCATCTCCTGGGGGCCGTCGGCGGCCACTGGTTTGACAAGCTCAGGAGGTACGCTGTAAACAACTAACGCAATCTTGTGTCCTTCACTGATTAATTAATACCATAACAATAAGCGGGTGCTTCTGTACGCATGCGCAGAGAATGGCAGATGGAGCGCGCGTTCCAGACTGCTCTGTGGCTCCTCAGGCCTGAGGTGGTCTTCATTCTGGGGGACATCTTCGATGAAGGCAAGTGGAGCTCGAAGAAGGTAAGGCGAGAGGGGGGGGGCGGTTTGGGGGTTGTTTACTCAACTGCAGAGGGTGCCAGCCAATAGTGAGCAACACTGGCCTAACAATCAGAACTCTCGTTATCAATAAAAGTGGACAATTTTTGGATCACATTTAAAGTTCTGAAGTTCAGCGTTCGAATCTGCCTGAATTTTCTCCACGTACTCTGACTTCTTCCCATATTTCAAAAAAATACCAATTTGGACAAATCTCAAATAAAGGCCTCCCTTGTCccattagaagaaaaaaaatcaagtacgCGATTAAAGTGGGTAATAAAGAAAGTATGGTGCTCGTCAATTCAAGTGCACAAGCCATCTCAAATATGTTTTCAAGAAAATATCATGCTTGTCACTTGCTAAACACGAGACGCAACGTGTCTTTCTCTCTGCAGCATTGGGAGGACGACGTGCGGCGCTTCCACAGGATGTTCCGCCACTCCGGGGACACGGAGCTGGTGGTCCTGGTCGGGAATCACGACATTGGCTTCCATTACGAGTAAGGACTGACGCTATTTGTGAAGTCAGCAAAAAATTGGACTTTGATTGGTAGTTTATGATACGTGCTCGACTGGGTGCGTCCACTCTATTAAGCAATGAAAAACAAGACcgaaaataataatatactcATCTTGTACAATAGAACATTTCCTGAGGGGAAAATCCTATTTGCTGTATCTACTATAGGCATCAACAGTAATTTCTGATATTAAATATAGTTAAGTAATGGAAGTTAGaattttgattgatttgatttagtttcattttattatttgttttagtttatatcagtaatataattatattttaaTTAAGTGTGTGAGCTATAACTATATGCAATACAAATGCCTTTTCTTACCCTGGCGTGATTCATCATCACATTTACCCTTATGTGTTGACTGCACACAGGAAACAAGTCAAATTGAAAACGAAACATGCTTGTAAACCGGTCAAGTAAGTCAGACCTAAGCAGCCAGGCAAGAACAAGGAAGTAAAAAAATGTCCAACAGTCAAACAGCTCAAGGGGAAGTGCAAATGTTGAAATGACGTGTGAAAAATAAGAAATCGTTTCAAAGCCCTCTCTGGACAAAGGCCTGTGTTGTAAGATGACTACAAAGAATGTCAGGGAAAGCCTACTCGGACATGgtattgccattttttttctcctacttAAGTAGAGTGTAGACTAGTTCTACCGCTTGCCACTAAAGTCAACATTGCACCATTATGTTAGGTGCtgattttcctcttttcttggtGTGTGCGCTGAAAGTTGTGTTTTATCGCCCCCTGCAGGATGGACTGGTTCAAATTGCAGCGCTTCGAGAAAGTTTTCAACGCCTCTTCCACCAGGATAGTCACCAGAAATGGAGTCAAGTGAGTCAGTTTTGACCGAGCATGGTGTCTGAATGctgatttatgtgtgtgtgtgtgtgtgcgcttagcTTCTTGCTGGTGAACAGCGTGGCGCTGCACGGTGACGGTTGCCCCATCTGCCAATCGGTCGAGAAGGAGCTCATCAGACTCTCCAAGGAGCTCAACTGTTCTCTGCAGGCAAGTCGGTGGCACAtgcaaagaaacaacaacaattaataGATGGAAGTTAATAAAGTCATGTCTACACAGGGTTCAGGGGTCGGCTGTGAGGGCACGCAGGTTTATCCTCCCACACCACCCATCATGTTGCAGGTGAGCTCATTAACTCATTAACCATAAAACAAGAAAGTAAAATGACTCAGCCCTTTTAAATATGACTAACGTacatatttcaattttttttttaaattctttataCCTTGTGATGATGATGGGGTCGGTTGGCACTTTGCAGCACTACCCGCTCTACAGAGTGAGCGACGCAGGCTGCACGGGAACAGACGCGGCGCCGCCTGGTGAGCGCCACCTTCTATTCAGGGAGAAGTACGACGTGCTGTCCAAGGAGGCGTCTCAGAAGGTGAGGACTTCTTCTGTGAAATCCTGATGATACATATGAAGGAGTTTTGGTGTCATCGCCCTCAGCTGCTGCAGTGGTTCAAGCCCCGCCTCATCCTGAGCGGCCACACCCACAGCGGCTGCGAGGTCCTCCACGATAATAAGTACCCGGAAGTCAGCGTGCCATCCTTCAGCTGGAGGAACCGCAACAATCCCAGCTTCATCCTGGTGGGTCAGGGTGCCTCTGTACAATGTGTTTAGCATGAAAGTAGACAGTCGGAGGCCATTATTTACAATACGATACAATGcatccatcgattaatcgaataaAATTTAATTTTCATCTGAATATATTACAAAACCACCatttctatattatttattaaattaacaaaaaaaaatcaccattaAACAATATAACACAAGAGGCATCAATGTTGTACTCACCAAACTTATTTAGTTGCGGTGTTTCCTTACCAAAGTAGAAGCAgacaaatgttttggttttggttCAACACAAAAGATAACCTCTTTAAAATGAATGAGCAATTACTGTTGAAAGACTGACATCAGAGGATTTGGCCAAtcgtaaggtaaaaaaaaaaaaaaaagggctctaAATTATTCTTTGATTGTCGAtgaatcaattatttttgacaGCTCTATCACGTTCATTGACTTTTTCATCGTTGGTTCCATGATGCTAAGATGTGCTCCTGGTCCTTCTGTCAACTGGCCCTTTAAATCGTCCATTttgttctttctctctctctctctctctctctctctctctctctctctctctctctctctctctttctctctctctctctttctctctctctctctctctctctctctctctctctctctctctctctctctctctctctctctctctctctctctctctctctctctcacaggcGTCCGTGTCACCAGGCAGTTACGCGCTGTCAAAATGTTTCTTGCCGGAGGAAAGCACAGTGATCGGTGTGTACACCTCAACCGGCGGCTGCCTGCTGCTGCTCATCCTGGCACATTGCTTATGGATGAAGGGCCTGCTGCAGTGCCTCAGCCTTTGCCTGCTGGGGAA encodes:
- the mppe1 gene encoding metallophosphoesterase 1 — its product is MRPMPRFGVRWLLATVLMLLLGGTFFFCEYLIYFPAILKCAWPRVEHARGGGGNGIDGGPPDAPPVRAMVLSDTHLLGAVGGHWFDKLRREWQMERAFQTALWLLRPEVVFILGDIFDEGKWSSKKHWEDDVRRFHRMFRHSGDTELVVLVGNHDIGFHYEMDWFKLQRFEKVFNASSTRIVTRNGVNFLLVNSVALHGDGCPICQSVEKELIRLSKELNCSLQGSGVGCEGTQVYPPTPPIMLQHYPLYRVSDAGCTGTDAAPPGERHLLFREKYDVLSKEASQKLLQWFKPRLILSGHTHSGCEVLHDNKYPEVSVPSFSWRNRNNPSFILASVSPGSYALSKCFLPEESTVIGVYTSTGGCLLLLILAHCLWMKGLLQCLSLCLLGKHKSL